Part of the Bacteroidota bacterium genome is shown below.
CGTTGCATGTGGGCTATGGTATAGACAGGGGCGGAAACAATGTAGAGGTTATTTTTAATGAGAAGAAGGAAAACCTGCACCGTATCTGGGATACGGATATTATTGAATACAAAAATATTAATCTTGTCAAGGTACAAGAATTATTGGCAAATACGCCGCCTGCGAGTATTGCCAAAATGGGCGAAGGCAGTGTGATTGATTGGATGACCGCCACGCGAAGTTCGCTGGTTGATGTTTATGCTTACACCAGCCCGGTTACAGAAGCATATATTAACAAGGGCGCCATCATCATTGAAACCCAACTTATGACGGGCGGGGTGCAGTTGGCGAATATTTTAAATGAGGTTTTTGGGAAATAAAAAAAAGCCCGGCTTTGAAAGTCGGGCTTTTTTTTTGATGTTTCAGAAAAACTATTCTTCGTCTTTTTCCTGTTCTTCGTAAGTTTTGAGCAAGGTAAGCTGCAAATCGCCCGGTACCGGAGCGTATTCTGCAAACTTCATCCCGTAAGTGGCACGACCGCTCGTTATAGAGCTCAGTGCGGTTGAATATCTGTTAAGTTCGGCCAAAGGAACTTTAGCAACTATTTTCTGATAATGTCCTTCGCTCTCCATGCCCATGATAACGGCTCTGCGGCCCTGAAGGTCGGTCATCACATCACCCATTTTATCTTCGGGAACTATAACTTCCACATCATACACAGGCTCAAGAATTTTCGGTCCTGCATTTTTGAAGGCTTCTTTAAAAGCATGGCGACCGGCGAGTTTGAAAGAAATTTCGTTGGAGTCAACCGGGTGCATTTTACCGTCATAAACATTCACTACGATGTCGCGGGCATATGAACCGGTAAGAGGTCCTTCTTCCATTTTTTCCATGATTCCTTTGAGGATTGCCGGCATAAAACGTGCGTCAACGGCACCACCTACAATACAGTTATTGAAAACAAGTTTTCCGCCCCATTCCAAATCCTGGCTGTCTCTGCCGCGAATCGGGAATTCGGTTTGATCGGGTCCACCTTCAACAAACGGATGAATAAGGATATGAACTTCACCAAATTGTCCGGCACCGCCCGATTGTTTTTTGTGACGGTAGGTTGCTTTCGCGGTTTTGGTAATGGTTTCGCGATACGGAATGCGTGGCGGGAGAAATTCTATTTCAATTTTATTCAGTTTTTCAATCTGCCATTTTGCAATGTTCAGATGCTGTTCGCCCTGGCCAGACAGAATGAGCTGCCTGAGTTCTTTTGAATACTGAGGTTTCAGCGTGGGGTCAATTTTATACATATCATTCAGCAAGCTGCCAAGTTTTTCGTCGTCGCTTGAATTAACGGCCTTCACAGCAGTGCGGAATTTGGGATTTGGGAAAATGATGGGAGCTGCAACGAGGTCTGCATTTTTGGGCAGGTTGAGTGTTTGATTGGTTGCAGTACTTTTAAGTTTGATGGTTGCAGCGATATCGCCTGCCACAACTTTATTTACTTTTTCGCGGTTTTTACCTGCCACGATAAATATTTGCGAGATACGTTCTTTCGATCCGTTCTTGGAGTTCACCATATCGGTGCCTTCAGAAATCTCACCGGCAAGCATTTTAAAGAAAGAAATTTCGCCGAGATGCGATTCGATGGATGTTTTGAAGATGAAAGCGCATGCCGGATTTTCCACTTTGCAAACGATGTCGTTACCATCAGCAGTTTTGGGTGCCGGCATTTCGTTCGGTGCAGGAACGGAAGTAACAATAAAATCAAGAACGCGGCCAATGCCCATATTGAATTTCGAGCTGGTGCAGAATACCGGGAATATATTGCGGTTCATCACACCTAACTTAATACCTTTGGCAAGTTCTTCCTCTGTAAGAGCGCCTTTATCGAAGAACACTTCCATCAGTGATTCATCACTTTCGGCTGCAGCTTCTACCAGTTGACCCAATAATTCATCGGCTTTGGCTTTTTCGTTTTCCGGAATGTCGGAAACCTGAGGTTTGCCACCATCTTTGGGGAACTTGAGCATTTTCATGCTCAGCAGATCAATCACGGAATCGAAACCGGTTCCGGGATTTACCGGATATTGAGTAAGGATAACTTTAGCACCAAATTGTGCACGCATCTGGCGGAATGTCTCGTCGAAATTAGATTTTTCATGCTCGAGCTGGTTCACGATAAAGACCAGGGGTTTGTTTTCGCGCGTTGTGTGACGCCAGTTAATTTCAGCACCGACTTCCACCCCGTTCTGGGAATTTAATACCATGAAAACGGTATCTGCAACTTTAAGCGAAGAATATACTTCACCGATAAAATCGTCGAAACCGGGAGTATCAATAATATTAATTTTTTTTCCGCCGTACTCTGCGTAAAGTACCGTTGAGTAAACGGAGTTTTGACGCTCCAGTTCAATTTCCCTATAGTCGGAAACAGTATTTTTATCTTCAATCGAGCCTCTACGGCTGATTACGCCACCCTCAAGAAGCATGCATTCGGCAATAGTAGTTTTGCCCGCCTTAGCTCCACCAACCAGGGCAATATTTCTGATTTCACTCGTCTGATATACCTTCATCGTCAGGTCTTGGTATTTTAAGAATTAATAATTAGATAATTACACTCTAAAAAGGGTCGCAAAGTTATAAAATTCAGATTACAAACAAAAGAAAATCGCATTTAAACAAGCCTCACGGGCGAAAGTCGTATAAAACAAGGGCAATGTCAGGAGGAAAAATTACACCTTTTCAATCATCTCAACGATAGAAAGTGCTTCGTCCCACTGGCTTGCAGTCATTTTTGCCCCAACCACTTCAATTACTTTACCCGAAAGGACAGAACCGATATCACCACATTTCATAAGCGGCAGACCTTTCATGAGACCGTAGAGAAAACCTGAGGCATATAAATCTCCTGCGCCTGTGGTGTCAATACTTTCTGCCCGAATTGCTGTAACACGGTGCTCTTCCTCTCCTCTTTTAATGGCGGAGCCGTCTTTTCCAAGTTTGACAACGGCAATATCGCACATTTCAGCGATGGAATCAAGCGCTTTCAAGGGTTCTAATCCGGTAAACGCTTTTGCCTCTTCCTCATTTGCAAACACAATATCAACATATTGTGTAATCAGTGACGTTAGAAATTCAACATTTTGTTCAACCACATTATAACTTGCCAAATCAATACTAACCAGCAAACCATGTTCTTTGGCCATTTTCATGGCAGTAGTGATAAGCTCACGGTTTTGCACCAGATAACCTTCCACATGCATGCAGTCGTATCCGATAAAATGTTCGGGAATGAGATCAGATGCGTTTAATTCAATTGCGGCGCCCAGAAATGTTGCGAATGTACGTTCGCTGTCGGGAGTAACCAGTGCAATAGCCCGACCGGTGTCGGCAATACCTTCAAGCAGTAATGGTTTAATTCCGACACGTTCCATATCTTTCCTGAAGAACTCACCAAAATCATCGGATCCGATTTTTCCGATGTAACCTGTATTCATTCCCAGATGGGCCAGTCCGTGAATCGTATTTGCAGCGGAGCCACCCGACGAAAGTTCCTTTTTAATATCGGTGGCGCCTGCAAGAACATCGCCCGAAAAATCCTGATCGACGAGCTGCATGCTTCCTTTTTGCAGGTTAAATTGTTTTAAAAAATCATCGCTTTCGAGCAGCGTCATGATATCTACCAGAGCATTTCCTATT
Proteins encoded:
- a CDS encoding elongation factor G, with protein sequence MKVYQTSEIRNIALVGGAKAGKTTIAECMLLEGGVISRRGSIEDKNTVSDYREIELERQNSVYSTVLYAEYGGKKINIIDTPGFDDFIGEVYSSLKVADTVFMVLNSQNGVEVGAEINWRHTTRENKPLVFIVNQLEHEKSNFDETFRQMRAQFGAKVILTQYPVNPGTGFDSVIDLLSMKMLKFPKDGGKPQVSDIPENEKAKADELLGQLVEAAAESDESLMEVFFDKGALTEEELAKGIKLGVMNRNIFPVFCTSSKFNMGIGRVLDFIVTSVPAPNEMPAPKTADGNDIVCKVENPACAFIFKTSIESHLGEISFFKMLAGEISEGTDMVNSKNGSKERISQIFIVAGKNREKVNKVVAGDIAATIKLKSTATNQTLNLPKNADLVAAPIIFPNPKFRTAVKAVNSSDDEKLGSLLNDMYKIDPTLKPQYSKELRQLILSGQGEQHLNIAKWQIEKLNKIEIEFLPPRIPYRETITKTAKATYRHKKQSGGAGQFGEVHILIHPFVEGGPDQTEFPIRGRDSQDLEWGGKLVFNNCIVGGAVDARFMPAILKGIMEKMEEGPLTGSYARDIVVNVYDGKMHPVDSNEISFKLAGRHAFKEAFKNAGPKILEPVYDVEVIVPEDKMGDVMTDLQGRRAVIMGMESEGHYQKIVAKVPLAELNRYSTALSSITSGRATYGMKFAEYAPVPGDLQLTLLKTYEEQEKDEE
- a CDS encoding adenosine kinase, yielding MKILGIGNALVDIMTLLESDDFLKQFNLQKGSMQLVDQDFSGDVLAGATDIKKELSSGGSAANTIHGLAHLGMNTGYIGKIGSDDFGEFFRKDMERVGIKPLLLEGIADTGRAIALVTPDSERTFATFLGAAIELNASDLIPEHFIGYDCMHVEGYLVQNRELITTAMKMAKEHGLLVSIDLASYNVVEQNVEFLTSLITQYVDIVFANEEEAKAFTGLEPLKALDSIAEMCDIAVVKLGKDGSAIKRGEEEHRVTAIRAESIDTTGAGDLYASGFLYGLMKGLPLMKCGDIGSVLSGKVIEVVGAKMTASQWDEALSIVEMIEKV